One Flavobacteriales bacterium genomic window, ACATCGGTGTCCTTACCATATAAGATGCTCTGATTGAACTCCTTCTCTTCCGGTGAGAGTACCTTCTCTACCAAAGTCTCACTCACTCGGTCCACGAAATAGGGTTCATCCCCGTGGAGCAGGTATATTGGACTCAGCTTTCCATTATGGATATCCTTTATGAGGGCATCGAATGTCATTGCCAACAAATCACGTAATTTATCCAAAGGAAACCGTCATCGATTTATCGACAATGGGTCAAGGTAGGATCAAGTGTATCGTCAGGAACAAGTGGGTAGCCATGACACCCGAAGAATTGGTGCGGCAAGGGGTATTGACCTTCTTGATTGATCAGTTGCATTATCCCAAGGGACGGTTTGTCGTGGAGAAGGTGGTCAAGGTCAACGGTATGAACAAACGTGCTGATGCGATTATCCATGATACTGAAGGAAGACCTCAGATGGTCATCGAGTGCAAGCGAAAGGATTCTCCACTTGACCAGCGCACCGTGGCGCAAATAGCCATGTACAATCGGTCCTTAGATGCTCCGTATCTACTTTTGACCAATGGAGAAGATGCCCATATACTTCACATCAGCATGGAATCGGACAGCATCTCGACCTTGCGTACTATCCCTAATTATGAAGAATTGATGAATCATGCGGTCTGAAGTCATCGTTTGCACACTCCTGCTGCTGCTCTCCATCTCCTCGATAGGTCAGCGAATCAAAGAATTACCCATCTCATATGAGCGCGTATTGTCAGATGAAGAAATGCGGGTGATCATAGATATCGATACACAGGACCTAAGAAGTTATTCCGATCGAGGTGATCTGAAGGTCTTGACCCAAGTAGATGATTACAAGCTGGTGTCCACAACCAAGGAGGTGATCCTGGAGATGGTGTCCAAGGGGGAGATCGGATACATCGAGACCCAGACCGCTACAGGTAGACCGCTCAACGATGTGATGGTCAACAATAACAATATTATCCCCATTCGACAAGGGATTGCTCCATTGGATACTGCCTACACAGGAGCAGGGGTGATCATCGGGATGATCGATACGGGTGTTGAATTACATCACCCCGATTTCCTGAACCCGGACGGTACCACTCGGATCCTCGAGTTGTGGGACCACACATTCGAATATGACGAGGAGCATATCCCAGAACCCTATGGTTTCGGTACACGATGGACCCAAGAGGAGATCGACCAAGGATTAGCTGTGCATCAGGATCAGGCAATATGGTTCGGTCATGGAAGCACCGTGACGGGCACCGCCTGTGGTAACGGCTCTGCCGTGAATGATTTTATGGGCGTTGCACCCAAAAGCGATATGGTCATCGTCTCCTTTGATTTCACCACCACCAGCTTCTTGGCCGATGTCATGCTTGCCGTACAATATATTTTCGAAGTGGCCGATGAGCATCAGAAACCTTGTGTGATAAATATGAGTCTAGGTACCTACTATGGATCTCATGATGCCAATGACCCGGCTGCGCTCTTCATCGAATCGGAACTTGAACAACCGGGGCGTATCATCGCGGCAGCCGTAGGTAACAGCAACGCTTTGGACCCCTACCATCTAGGAGTAGAGTTGCAATCAGATACATCATTTTCGTGGTTCGAGGTGGAGGACTCCCCAGTAGTAGGAGGTTCACGCGTGTCCTTCGACATTTGGGCTGATAGTGTAAACCTGAGCGGTATCGAGTTCCGTCTAGGAGGGGATATATTGGATGATTCCATACGCTTCAGAGGAGTCTCGGATTCATTTCATTACTCAGAGTCTTTAGGCCAGGTGATACTTCGTCCCATTCGCAATGCATCCAACGAGGTATTAGGAACCGCACAGATCTGGTCACAATACCAAGGGGAACAGGTGCAGATGCAGGTCTATATCAGTGACCCGGATTCTTCCGATTACATATATCGACTGATAGGATCGGGGACCGGTGCCTACGACATATGGAGCACATCCACATTCGGAACCAGCGATATGGTCCAAGCTGAGGATATACCCGAGCTCATAGGAATCGCTGAAATGGAGAATTTCACCGCACCCGATCGATTGATGCACATGGTAAGCTCTTGGGCATGCAGTGATAAGGTCATCACTGTGGGCAATTATATGAACCGTACATCCTACTTGGACTACACCGGAACCATCACCAGTGTAGAAGGCACAGATGGGGATATCTACATCACATCCAGCGCGGGTCCTACGCGTGACGGCAGGCACAAACCCGACATAGCAGCCACCGGTAGCGTGACCTTGAGCACGGGCAACTTCCCACAATTAGAGAATCTCATCCAGAATGAGCCTTTCAAAGTGGCTCCCGGAGGAATGCACTTCAGGAATGGAGGTAGCAGTATGGCATCTCCGGTATTGGCCGGTCTAGCCGCCCTCTTTTTGGAGCAATGTCCGGAGGCCAGATGGTCCGATTTCAAGGAAGCGGTCATACAGACTTCTGCCCTGGATGAGTATACCGGGGCCGTGCCTAACCCGTATTGGGGTTATGGAAAGGTCAATGGCTTCGGCCTGATGGCCTATGATGCTATCATACCTACAATTCAACAAGTTGGGGAGGAATTGATCGCTTCAGGAGGGGTCGATTATCAATGGTATGTGGACGGGATGGCCATTCCCGGGGCTGAAGACAGTGTTCTCATCTTCGAGAATTATGGGGACTATCAAGTCGAGGTGTTCAATGAGAACGGATGCTCGGTCTTCTCTGAGACCCTATTGGTCACTGATGTGGTCGAGCAGGACTTGATGCAGTGGACCATTTCTCCGAATCCAACGAAAGATGTTCTCTCAGTACAAGGCGTCCGATCTCCGATGACCATAGAATTGATGGATAGCTACGGGAATCTGATTCTCCGAGAACGGATCACAACAAATGTTCGCTTGGATCTTTCCGACCTCGCCAAAGGACTGTATATGGTACGGGGTATCACGGAGAATAATAATCGAGTACGGCCTTTCATCAAACATTGATTGCCATACATTTGCGCCCAAATCAATGGCATGCACCTTTCTGAGATTCTCACCATATCAGGCAAACCTGGATTATACAAGATCGTAGCACAGAACCCGGGAAGGGTCATCGTGGAGTCGATACCCGAGGGCAAGCGTATGCCCATATTCGTCAGACATAATTTCTCCATCCTCAATGACATCAGCATCTTCACCTATGATGAGGATCTTCCTTTAGGCGATGTGCTCAAGTCCATCTATGAAAAAGAGGACGGGAAAGAGACCATCAGCCATAAGGCCGATGAGAAGGAATTGGAAGCCAAGATGCTAGAAGTGGTTCCCAACTACGACAAAGAAGAAGTACGTCACGCAGACATGCGCAAGCTCTTCAAATGGTACAACTTGCTCATCGCGCAATCTCTATGGACTCCTGAAGATATGGAAGAGGACGATACAGAGTCCAAGGATGA contains:
- a CDS encoding type I restriction enzyme HsdR N-terminal domain-containing protein produces the protein MGQGRIKCIVRNKWVAMTPEELVRQGVLTFLIDQLHYPKGRFVVEKVVKVNGMNKRADAIIHDTEGRPQMVIECKRKDSPLDQRTVAQIAMYNRSLDAPYLLLTNGEDAHILHISMESDSISTLRTIPNYEELMNHAV
- a CDS encoding S8 family serine peptidase, which codes for MRSEVIVCTLLLLLSISSIGQRIKELPISYERVLSDEEMRVIIDIDTQDLRSYSDRGDLKVLTQVDDYKLVSTTKEVILEMVSKGEIGYIETQTATGRPLNDVMVNNNNIIPIRQGIAPLDTAYTGAGVIIGMIDTGVELHHPDFLNPDGTTRILELWDHTFEYDEEHIPEPYGFGTRWTQEEIDQGLAVHQDQAIWFGHGSTVTGTACGNGSAVNDFMGVAPKSDMVIVSFDFTTTSFLADVMLAVQYIFEVADEHQKPCVINMSLGTYYGSHDANDPAALFIESELEQPGRIIAAAVGNSNALDPYHLGVELQSDTSFSWFEVEDSPVVGGSRVSFDIWADSVNLSGIEFRLGGDILDDSIRFRGVSDSFHYSESLGQVILRPIRNASNEVLGTAQIWSQYQGEQVQMQVYISDPDSSDYIYRLIGSGTGAYDIWSTSTFGTSDMVQAEDIPELIGIAEMENFTAPDRLMHMVSSWACSDKVITVGNYMNRTSYLDYTGTITSVEGTDGDIYITSSAGPTRDGRHKPDIAATGSVTLSTGNFPQLENLIQNEPFKVAPGGMHFRNGGSSMASPVLAGLAALFLEQCPEARWSDFKEAVIQTSALDEYTGAVPNPYWGYGKVNGFGLMAYDAIIPTIQQVGEELIASGGVDYQWYVDGMAIPGAEDSVLIFENYGDYQVEVFNENGCSVFSETLLVTDVVEQDLMQWTISPNPTKDVLSVQGVRSPMTIELMDSYGNLILRERITTNVRLDLSDLAKGLYMVRGITENNNRVRPFIKH
- a CDS encoding DUF5606 domain-containing protein, which produces MHLSEILTISGKPGLYKIVAQNPGRVIVESIPEGKRMPIFVRHNFSILNDISIFTYDEDLPLGDVLKSIYEKEDGKETISHKADEKELEAKMLEVVPNYDKEEVRHADMRKLFKWYNLLIAQSLWTPEDMEEDDTESKDEEE